The window ATGTTAAGATTTGTTTTATGGTAATTGCAGGGGCTAACCGAAAAGTTCAAGGAGAAGGACACAGCTTACACAGGAAACGCTACATTTTCATATGAAGCATTCATGTTGACCGTATTACCCTTCCTCATAGCTTAGAGATTGTATCTACATCTACACTCTTTAACTGGGCCTTCTAATAAGAGGGAAAATGATTTGGTACTTTGGATGTATTTTTCTTTGTGGGTTAATCGCCTTTACTTGTTTCATTAATGTTCATCGTGTTTCTTTTGTGATGTTATGGTTGTTAATAAGATCTTTACAACGTTATCTTTGATGTAAAGGCCATGAGTAGAAATTGATGTAGAGGGCTTATGAGTAGAAATTCTTGTCAGTTTTCCAATGTGCATCTCAAAAGGTTGCATATGAAAACTTGTTCATTTGCTTACTCGAGTTAAGGAGTTTCTGCAAGAATTCCAGATGCTCCTTTACAATAAGCTATATTTGTATTCTTTGTTGATATTTCATTACTTGTTCGTTAGACTTAATACCTCGGTCTTTGACGCCAAATTCTGACATGAGACAAACTAAATGGATTTGGGTTTCGATTAAATGAATTTGGATCATAATGAGGTTAAGACGACTAATATGGATTTGGGTTCAGATTAAATGGATAAGACGACTAATATGTCTAATATATGGCTTGGGTTTGGGTTATTATTTGACTATTTGTAACTCGTTTacaacaattttttatttttacctttgTAACTTTGTAAGTCATGTTGTGTGGATTTCAAATATCAGAAATCTTATCGTTGGTAAAGGACAACCAAAAAGGGTAGGGTATGCTTTATATATTTTCCTCAATAAGAAGTAAggaaaagataaaaagtattTGGGTCTATACAAATTCTTATCAAGAAATGCTCGTGCCTTTTAACTTTGTTATAAAAGCTTTGTTACAAAAGCTTATCAAAATCGGCTTATATAAGCCCGTAACCAAAcatcaaaataatttattttattaaaaatgaaaagtcaaaaagattaaaaaccTTTTAATATAAAGCTAGGCCAGAACAAACTCAGAAGAAAAAACCAACTCCAAAAAGTAAGCGAAGGCGTCGTTAATCAAAGATAATATGGCGGCAACAAACGATATTCAAGCAGCCCTAAAACCCTTTCATCAAAGAGCTATCCAAGCTGAGGTAACGTCTATCAGTCTATCtctatcatacatatatatgtaattatttacAAAAGTGTTTTAGGAATTAGGGTTTAGCATTGAATTATAAATCTTTGGAAATTGTCTTTCCTATATAACGGAAATCATCCAACAATTCGTATTACAATTCACAATCACATTCCCCAAGTGTAGATGATTTAccaaaagttaaattaaattcaGATTTACCAACTCCAACTGTCGATATTCTCGTCTAACTAAGTTTTATTGTTCACATTTGTTTGATCCAAAGGAACGGTTAGCAAGACTTGAAGCTGCATTTGCTAAAACGAAAGGTTGGTTACTGAACAATTTACTCACTCTAGCTAGTTAGAATTCAAATTCCTCCTTACTTTGGTTTTGGAGCAGAGTTTTTAAGAGCTTAACATTATTTTCTAGTAGTTCCACTTCTTCAATTATGGGATTGTGTACTTGCAGTGTCTGGAAATGAGCAAGTATCGGATAAAGTAACGCAACTGGAAAGAATGTTAGAAGATGCAAAGTCAGAGCAACTTGCCGAAAGGGAAAAGGTGAATTGTTATACTCTGTCCTTAGTGAAAGCGTAAAGTTTTATTTGACACAGTTAGGAACTTTCCCCTTGCTATACCCATTCACCATTTCTATCTTTAAGATTACTGATCGACAAATAACTGAACTTAGAATTGAAATTTTATAAAGATCTTTTGAGACGTAGGCGCATATCAGATTTCTTTTCTTTGAGATATATAGTAGTGGTGGAAGCTCAATCCAAAAGCCAAAAACAGGGTACTTAAGTTGATTGAAAAGGTCAAAAGTCTCTGAACTACTTAACCTGTTTTAATTACGGGGTTGTGAAAACCAGTTTCTATTCTTTTTAGGtctatagaaaaatatataaacaggtttccatatcaaaacatgtttttatatcGAAACAGGTTCCTATCAGAACAAGTTTATCTatatcaaaacaggtttcaacATGAATAATTTGCTTTGGAGTTATTTGTTTTCAGTTTATGAACAATTTGTGGTGAACTCTTTGGTTTTTGCATTATGGGTTGTTTAAATGGTATTTAGTAATTTGAATGgcatttggtttgttttttacttaattGCATATTTTTTTCGGGCCCGTGCTTTTTTTGTGCCTCTCGCTTAGGCCACATTTGGGGTCATTGCGCTTTGTGTGCTCCTTCGCCTTTGACAACTATGGTTGCAATATCCTAAAACTCTCTTTTACCTATAAGGAATAATTTAGCTACATATACATGTAGCAACTAGCTGCATAAACCGGACATTGTCTCTAAACCCGATGCCAGATCTAAATCCTTTGCAAATGTTTATATTCATCTTTATTACCTTGAATAGATCCAGATATTGCAACaactaaaaaaacatacaaGCTTTGGAGGTTCTGCC is drawn from Erigeron canadensis isolate Cc75 chromosome 9, C_canadensis_v1, whole genome shotgun sequence and contains these coding sequences:
- the LOC122582877 gene encoding uncharacterized protein LOC122582877: MAATNDIQAALKPFHQRAIQAEERLARLEAAFAKTKVSGNEQVSDKVTQLERMLEDAKSEQLAEREKALKELHKVTDENAKLRYRIIHLVRALEDADRCSASK